Below is a window of Lacrimispora xylanolytica DNA.
TGCTTGTCTGGATTTTATTCCCATTTTTTTATCTTACCCAAATAATCAAGTTTTGTCAAATGATAAAAGCACCTGTATAACCATGAGAAAGGACATGGCAAACCTGCCATGTCCTTATTCGTGTGCGTCTATCAATTTATAGTACCACTTAAATCATCAGTTGGAACCACTTATGTATATACTAGTATGTCAAACCTCTTTTATCAATCTCTGCCTTATAAAGCCGATAGATATCCTCCTGCATATTTAAGAAGGATTTGAAGAAAATACCGTACATGAAAATTGCCATAAACTTTCTATTACGGCCTTTATCAGCTGCATTGCACAGCTTGATTAACTGCTGGTCATTGACCTTACCTTTTTCCAGCCTTCTTCTAATGCTGTTTTGCTGAATCTTGCTCAGCATTCTTGTATACAAATTAAATAAAAGCATAATTCCTAAGATAAACGCTATAAGCACGACTATTGAAGTTACGTTATTCATATAATAGTCCCTCCTTTTTTTATCCTTGTAACAATATTTATACCATAAAATGTTAAAAAGGTAAATATTTTATCTATTTTTAATTATGAAATCATTTAACAAAATATGTTCTTTAAAACCATCAAATTTCGTTATTGTCGCATTTTAAACAAAATTATCCCTGTTCTTATCATAAGTTTTGGAAGTATTATCCATATTATGTCTATTTTCATAAGTAGATAGTCCCATGAAGTCATATTGTAGCTGTGTAAGCTTAATAGATTGCCATATCCTTATATTCATGTTCCATTGCAAATAATCATCTCAGTGCAATGTACGTTGGTGTCACCCATCCACCTGCAATTTATATTTAATTTGTATTTCACTCCGCAGCAAACTGTTAAGAATAAAAAGAAGCCTGTCATGAAAAAGGGGAGGACTCTCCTTTTTTGCCCCGACAGGCTTCTTTCTTTTATTCAGGTATTTTAAAACGTAAAATTACAGCGTCATGATGATTCCACCGTCATTGGCATATACAGTGGCAACACCAGCTGTTTCAGTAATGATCACATCTTTGAATTCTGCTCTTTTTCTCATCTCCTGCTTTACATACTCTGCTCTCTCAGGGTTGTTGCAGTGAGCAATGGCAAGTACCTTATCTCTGGTATCACCTGCATTCTTAACAGCGATCTCCACCATGCGTATTAAAGCTTTATTAATGCCTCTTGCCTGATCCAGCTTTATAATCACACCGGATTCTGCGCTCATAACCGGCTTTATATTAAGAGCTGTAGCAAAGAAGGCCTGAAGTCCTGTAAGTCTGCCATTCTTTCGTAATGTATCAAGGCTTTCCAGCACAAAGTAGGTCTTCATATTCTTGATAAAGGCTCTTGCTCTTTGCTCAATTTCCTCAAATGGAAGGGCTGCCTGACAAAGAGACTGAACCAGCAGTGCAATGTTAAGCTGACCGGAAGAAGCGGAATCAGATCCTAACACTGCAATCTTTTTTCCATCGTTTCCGTGCTCTTCTTCATATAGCTTCTTACCAAGGACGGCGCTGTTGTAGCTGCCGCTTAAATGCTCGGATAAGGTAATGACGAAAACATTCTCTTCCTCACACTCATATGCCTCTTTATAAAGCTCTGGGGAAGGACAGGCAGACTTAGGTGATTCACTGCTGTTTTTTACCAGTTCCAGAAATCTTTTCTGATCAAAGGTGTCGTCGTCAACAATCTGGTTTTCTCCCACCTGTAAGGTAAGTGGAATTATCTGAAAGTGGGGATCCTTTTTTAAATCTGCAGTAAGATCAATGCAGCTATCCCCAATAATTTTATAATTCATAATTCTATTCTTCCTCCTGACACGAAACTTATCATGTAGTATTCATTACCATATATTATAGAGAAACCCGTCACGGATGTCAATAGGATTATGGAGAAAAGGACCGTTACCCTTTGTTTTCCAGGGCAGCGGTCCTTTATTTTTTATCATCAGTTTTGTGATTAAGCTTCTGCCATCACCATCATCAGCTCGTTACTTCTTGCAATGAATTTAGTCATACGCTCAGGTGTTAAAGAACCATGGCTTAACGCTGCAAGATCATAAAGCTGCTCGCAAATGGCGTTGGTATGAGATCCTTCCTTATGGTTTAATACATACTGTACCAGCTTATTGTTATAATTAAGTACAAGAGTCTCAGTGCTGCCAAACATGGAGTTATCCATACCAGGCATGGAATACATCTTCATCATCTCTGCCATACGGCGGGATTCTTCTGAAACGGTGATCATAGAAGATACTGCTTCATTTTTCAGCTTTTCAACCTTAACATCAAGGGTTTCTTTGCCTAACACCTTGCGGAACAGCTCAGTAAGCGCATCCACATCGGCTTTCATGGCTTCCTTATCCTCTTCACTCACTTCTTCCTTGAAGATATCGGATAAGTCAGAGTTAATGCATAAGAACTTTACATTCTCATTCTTCTGCTCCAAGTAGCCCACAAAAGGATTGTCTATGTTCTGAGTCATGTAAACAGCATCAAGACCTGCTTCCTTAAACATGTTAACATACTGGCTCTGTTCTTTTTCGTCTGTAATATAGAATACACTGTTTTCGTGCTTTTCTTTATTTTCTTCCAGACATTCAGCAATGGTTAAATACTTGCCTTCTAAATTTTTAAAGATAAGAGAATCATTAATCTTTTCAGCAAACTTTTCATCTTTTAAGCAGCCGAATTTGATGAATGGATTGATATCATCCCAGTATTTTTCATAGTTTTCTCTGTCTGTCTTAAACATACCGGTAAGCTTATCAGCCACCTTCTTTGTAATATAATCAGAGATTTTTTTCACAAAGCCATCGTTTTGAAGTGCGCTTCTTGATACATTAAGAGGAAGATCAGGACAATCGATGACTCCCTTTAACAGCATTAAGAACTCTGGAATGACTTCCTTAATGTTATCCGCGATAAATACCTGGCTGTTAAACAGCTTGATGGTTCCTTCCAGGCTGTCATAGTTGATGTTTAATTTCGGGAAGTAAAGAATTCCTTTTAAGTTAAATGGATAATCCATGTTTAAATGAATCCAGAATAATGGCTCCTTATAATCATGGAATACCTTACGGTAAAATCCTTTGTACTCTTCTTCGGTACATTCATTGGGGTGCTTATTCCAAAGAGGATTGGTATCATTCACCGGTACCGGACGTTTTGCAATTTTATACTTTTCAGTGGCTGGAGAAATTTCAACGACTACTTTTTCGCCGTTCTCATTCTCTTTTTCCTCAGTTTTAGCTTCTTCTACAATGGTCTCGATTACGGTATCTTTGTCTGTCAGCTCATCCTTTTCAATGGTCTCAAACTGAGGTTCTGCAGCTGCATTGGTCAGATAAATCTCAACCGGCATAAAGGAGCAATATTTTTCAAGAACTTCTTTTGCACGGTATTCGTTACAGAACTCAAGGCTTTCTTCGTTTAAGTAAAGCTTAATTGTGGTTCCCTGCTCTGCCTTGTCTCCGTCTACCATCTCAAATTCGGTGCCGCCGTCAGACTCCCAGTGAACTGGTTTTGCTCCATCCTTATAAGATAAGGTATCAATGGTAACCTTATCGGCAACCATGAATGCGGAATAAAATCCAAGTCCGAAATGTCCGATGATCTGCTCTTCATTTGCCTTGTCCTTGTATTTCTCCAAGAAGTCCTGAGCTCCGGAAAATGCGATCTGATTGATATACTGATCAACCTCTTCCACAGTCATACCGATACCGTTATCAATAAAGGTAATGGTCTTTTCATTGGGATCGGTAATTACCTGAATCTTAAATTCAAGATCCTCCGGCTTCTGCCATTCTCCCATGATCTCCAGCTTTTTCAGCTTTGTAATCGCATCGCAGCCATTGGAAACCAGCTCACGATAGAAGATGTCATGGTCAGAATACAACCATTTCTTAATAATTGGAAAGATATTCTCGCTGTTAATCGTCAAACTTCCTTTTTTCGCCATTTCGGAACACTCCTCACTCTCTTTTTTTCTATTTTAGTTCCATGAATTCATGGAATTCTCTCAATATTTGCCTGCAAAGAGTATTTTAATACGCAGTCTAAAAAATGTCAATAGAAAATTAGCACTCATTTAAAATGAGTGCTAATAATATTATTCTTCTACAAATGGTATCTCGTTTTTCTTTAAAAAACTTTTAAAACCTTCATCCCATTCTTCATCAAGTGTCTTGTCCAAAGTGAACACAGAGACAGAAGTTCCTGTAATACAGGTCAGCTTTTCTTCCTCATAGCGGATATTGACATACAGTCCCTTTACCTGTTCTTTGGGAAATCCGATTCTTCTTGCAGAGAGAAAACGCTCTGTCCCCTCTTCCGGCATCAATAGGATAATGCGAAAGCTTACTGGCAGCCGCTTCCCCTTAATCAGGGAGAAGCAAAACGGCTTTAGGGTGGACCAGGAGGAATAGGTTCCTATCTTCTGCTCCTCCAGCTCCTCCTGGGAATAGTATCCACTTTTAATGGTTCCGTCTATGGTAAATGTATTATAGGTCGAAATAGATGCCTCCTTGATCAGGAAGCGGTCAAATACTTCCCCTACAAAAAGCTTGGAGGTAAAGGATTTAATATCCTCAATTTTTACTGAAATCATTTCATAATCTCCCATTCATGATTGTTCTTTGTTTAATATACAACGGATTCCAAACCTCTGTCAACGAAGGATTCCAAACCTTCCATTTCTGTGTTATAATAGAAAGATAAGTTTCGCTCTGGAAACAAAAAGTAGTAAGAAAAGAGGATAACATATGAATACCATCAAAGAGTTAGAAGCCCTGATTGCAGCATCCGTTTCTCCTTATCATTGCATTATGGCATCTTCCAAACAGTTAAAAGACGCAGGCTTTAAAGAACTGCCTCTCTCCGCTTCCTGGAAGTTGAAAAAAGGTGAATCCTACTATATAAATGTTTTTGATTCCTCCCTGATTGCATTTACCGTGGGAGAAAATCTTACCGATACTCCCTCCCTTCGTCTGGCAGCGGCTCATACGGACTGGCCCTGTTTAAAGGTAAAGCCGTCTCCTGAGTTGACTTCCTTAGACTATGGAAAATTAAACGTGGAGGTTTATGGCGGACCTCTTCTTAATACCTGGTTTGACCGTCCCCTTTCCATGGCTGGAAAGGTGTCTGTGATGGGTAAATCCGTGATGGAGCCAAAGACTATTTTTGTTGACTTCGCTCGTCCCATTATCACGGTACCAAGTCTTGCCATTCACATGAACAGAGAGGCAAATAATGGCGTGCCCATTAATGCACAGGTGGATATGCTGCCTATTATTACACTGATCAAAGATAAATTAAATCAGAAAGACTTTTTCCTTCATGCTCTGGCAAAAGAAGCGGGAGTCAGTAAGGAAGATATCCTGGATTATGAAATCTATGTTTACAGCCGGGAAGCCGGGGACTTACTTGGTTTACACGATGAGTTCTTTTCCGCTCCCCGTCTGGATAACATAACCTCTGTCCATGCATGTTTAAATGCAATCATAGAAGCTCCCTGTAAAGAAGGAATTCATGCGATTGCTTTATATGACAACGAAGAGATTGGAAGCAGTACAAAGCAGGGCGCAGCTTCTGCCATGACAGAACATGTCCTTGAAAAGATATATTTATCCTTAGGATATACAAGAGAAACCTTCTTAAACGGCCTTTTAAGCGGTTTTCTGCTTTCCATGGATGTGGCTCACGCATTCCACCCAAACCATGGGGAAAAATGCGACATTAAAAATCAGATTGTCATGGGGGATGGCGTTGCTATCAAGCTTGCTGCCAGTCAGTCTTACGCTACGGATGCCTCAAGCACCGGAGTTATTGAAGGCATCTGCCGAACCAATGACATACCGTATAAGAAATTCTCTAACCGCTCCGACATGAGAGGTGGCTCCACGTTAGGCAGCATTTCCTCTGCCCTTTTGACCATGCGCACCGTAGATGTAGGTGTTCCTATGCTTGCCATGCATTCAGCCAGAGAGCTTATGGGCACCCATGACCAGGCTGCACTTGT
It encodes the following:
- a CDS encoding DegV family protein — protein: MNYKIIGDSCIDLTADLKKDPHFQIIPLTLQVGENQIVDDDTFDQKRFLELVKNSSESPKSACPSPELYKEAYECEEENVFVITLSEHLSGSYNSAVLGKKLYEEEHGNDGKKIAVLGSDSASSGQLNIALLVQSLCQAALPFEEIEQRARAFIKNMKTYFVLESLDTLRKNGRLTGLQAFFATALNIKPVMSAESGVIIKLDQARGINKALIRMVEIAVKNAGDTRDKVLAIAHCNNPERAEYVKQEMRKRAEFKDVIITETAGVATVYANDGGIIMTL
- the htpG gene encoding molecular chaperone HtpG, which encodes MAKKGSLTINSENIFPIIKKWLYSDHDIFYRELVSNGCDAITKLKKLEIMGEWQKPEDLEFKIQVITDPNEKTITFIDNGIGMTVEEVDQYINQIAFSGAQDFLEKYKDKANEEQIIGHFGLGFYSAFMVADKVTIDTLSYKDGAKPVHWESDGGTEFEMVDGDKAEQGTTIKLYLNEESLEFCNEYRAKEVLEKYCSFMPVEIYLTNAAAEPQFETIEKDELTDKDTVIETIVEEAKTEEKENENGEKVVVEISPATEKYKIAKRPVPVNDTNPLWNKHPNECTEEEYKGFYRKVFHDYKEPLFWIHLNMDYPFNLKGILYFPKLNINYDSLEGTIKLFNSQVFIADNIKEVIPEFLMLLKGVIDCPDLPLNVSRSALQNDGFVKKISDYITKKVADKLTGMFKTDRENYEKYWDDINPFIKFGCLKDEKFAEKINDSLIFKNLEGKYLTIAECLEENKEKHENSVFYITDEKEQSQYVNMFKEAGLDAVYMTQNIDNPFVGYLEQKNENVKFLCINSDLSDIFKEEVSEEDKEAMKADVDALTELFRKVLGKETLDVKVEKLKNEAVSSMITVSEESRRMAEMMKMYSMPGMDNSMFGSTETLVLNYNNKLVQYVLNHKEGSHTNAICEQLYDLAALSHGSLTPERMTKFIARSNELMMVMAEA
- a CDS encoding DUF5721 family protein is translated as MISVKIEDIKSFTSKLFVGEVFDRFLIKEASISTYNTFTIDGTIKSGYYSQEELEEQKIGTYSSWSTLKPFCFSLIKGKRLPVSFRIILLMPEEGTERFLSARRIGFPKEQVKGLYVNIRYEEEKLTCITGTSVSVFTLDKTLDEEWDEGFKSFLKKNEIPFVEE
- a CDS encoding M18 family aminopeptidase, which codes for MNTIKELEALIAASVSPYHCIMASSKQLKDAGFKELPLSASWKLKKGESYYINVFDSSLIAFTVGENLTDTPSLRLAAAHTDWPCLKVKPSPELTSLDYGKLNVEVYGGPLLNTWFDRPLSMAGKVSVMGKSVMEPKTIFVDFARPIITVPSLAIHMNREANNGVPINAQVDMLPIITLIKDKLNQKDFFLHALAKEAGVSKEDILDYEIYVYSREAGDLLGLHDEFFSAPRLDNITSVHACLNAIIEAPCKEGIHAIALYDNEEIGSSTKQGAASAMTEHVLEKIYLSLGYTRETFLNGLLSGFLLSMDVAHAFHPNHGEKCDIKNQIVMGDGVAIKLAASQSYATDASSTGVIEGICRTNDIPYKKFSNRSDMRGGSTLGSISSALLTMRTVDVGVPMLAMHSARELMGTHDQAALVKLATEFFKA